The Mycolicibacterium parafortuitum nucleotide sequence CCGGCATCAAATCGCCACGCTCGCCCGCGACCACGTCGCCGAGGCCGAGCCAGCCGGCCATCGCGCGCAGTTCGGCCGCCAGCGCGCAGGCCACGTGTGCCCGGTCTACACCGTCCTCACCGAACGCGCCGAGGACCTGCAGCGCGCCTGCGGCCCGGTCGGCTTTCAGGTCGACTCGCCCCACCAGATCACCGTCGAGCAGGAACGGCCACACGTAGTAGCCGTACCGCCGCTTGTCCTGGGGCACGTAGATCTCGATCCGATAGTGGTAGCCGCCGAACAACCGTTCGACCCGCGGCCGGAAGAAGACCAACGGATCGAACGGGCAGAGCAACGCGGTTCCGCGGTCACGACGCGGAATGGCTTGGCCCGCACGCAGATAAGCCGGCGCTGACCACCCCTCGACCTCGACCTGCTCGAGGTCGCCGGAGTCGAGAAGATCTGCGATGGCGGGTTTGACCTGCCGTGCGCCGAGCCGGAAGTAGTCGCGCAGATCGGCCTCGGTGGCCACCCCGAGCGCCGTCGCCGCCCTGCGGGTCAACTCACGCACCGCGTAGGGCCCGTCCACCTGGCGCGCCACCACCTCGGCGGGCAGCACCCGCTCGGTCAGGTCGTAGTGCCGGGCGAAACCGACGCGCGTCGCGGTGGTCAGCACGCCCGCCGACCACAGCGCCTCGGCGACCCACTTGGTGTCGCTGCGATCCCACCACGGACCCTTGCGGCCACGTGGCTCGGCTTCGAGGTACTCCTCGATCTGGCCCGCCGTCGACGGACCGAGAGCCGCGACGGCTTCGATCACGGACTCGGCGAGTTTGGCGTTCTTCTTGACGATCTCGCGTCCCCAGCGGCCGTGCTCGTACTCCCGCATCCGCCACCGCATCAACGGCCAGTCGTCGACGGACATCAGGGCGGCCTCGTGCGCCCAGTACTCGACCAGCAGCCGCGGCGCGCGCGCCGAATGGCTCCACGCCGCCCGGTCGAGGATGTCGCGGTCGTAGGGCCCCAGCCGGCTGAACACGGGCGCGTAGTGCGCGCGCACCGAGACCGACACCGAGTCCAGTTGCAGCACCTGCAGCCGGGCGATCAGCCGCTTCAGGTGCGCACGCGTGACCGGCCCCGCAGGTCGGGGCTCGTGGAAGCCCTGGGCCGCGACCGCCACCCGCCGCGCCTGCGCAGCGGAAAGTCTCATCGCCTCAGATAGGTATAGAACCGGTAGCGCAGCCCCGATGAACTGTCGCGCCACTCCCCCGCGGTTCCGGCCCATGCGTCGTCGAGGACGGGCGCGAGCGCGTCGTCGTCCTCTCTGCGCAGGTCGACGTCCACCTCGGTGACC carries:
- a CDS encoding winged helix-turn-helix domain-containing protein is translated as MRLSAAQARRVAVAAQGFHEPRPAGPVTRAHLKRLIARLQVLQLDSVSVSVRAHYAPVFSRLGPYDRDILDRAAWSHSARAPRLLVEYWAHEAALMSVDDWPLMRWRMREYEHGRWGREIVKKNAKLAESVIEAVAALGPSTAGQIEEYLEAEPRGRKGPWWDRSDTKWVAEALWSAGVLTTATRVGFARHYDLTERVLPAEVVARQVDGPYAVRELTRRAATALGVATEADLRDYFRLGARQVKPAIADLLDSGDLEQVEVEGWSAPAYLRAGQAIPRRDRGTALLCPFDPLVFFRPRVERLFGGYHYRIEIYVPQDKRRYGYYVWPFLLDGDLVGRVDLKADRAAGALQVLGAFGEDGVDRAHVACALAAELRAMAGWLGLGDVVAGERGDLMPELRSALVS